A window from Pagrus major chromosome 4, Pma_NU_1.0 encodes these proteins:
- the LOC140994825 gene encoding uncharacterized protein yields the protein MFSGNTMVPLLLFLLLQETLADQRATIYLNILNSGIHVNMTVAHIEDRLSGNVNCSEGELQCFFHCVEFNNTPRFNGSSVDLEVDVDKHLDKIVYSFTENSGKCTLYRCQANIIIPLITLLDHESSYQKDMMYLHSVRDSCSQLFNSSYYAKASFTKVERQIIHNIMGITQLEAGGSKHYDLKTLSLNVVSVSEADHNSTETNSLISMEAPELLPQNKSIIPDIWLPVEALKEKSIIGLVSYMWHSQFQFEPGVISSMVIRIEVLGEHLHNLRNPIKMIFRIPHTNISNVSWLQCHYLDEQHDQIDEIKWKTDGCETLNMTNNNQTDIICNCNHSTPFAVLLIREQIAGIHWKILSYISYIGCSLSAFFTALSLVMYVFSRNHKMDYSISIHVSLSGALLLLNTAFLLTEWGATVKPDWVCVFIAALMHYSLLCCFTWMAIEALHLYLLLIKVFNTYYKHYLVKLSLAGWGIPGVIVAVSLGMKDFKQFYGVTQLAMADTDQTSAICWITDESFFYSLNLVYFTLIFIFNTGILMTVASSICKMKQVSKSNSKLGDKAEGKTWGDPQRFRESCRSGLTMLGLTCLMGTTWGLAFLGSGYVNYPILYLFCILNSTQGFFIFLWICLSAKKQRKRDMEDRMSSSPGKTSGTKSDCRMWITLFLITLVWLSQTQAGDFCENVIPDCIQGGGPWTRCYEDRIATCIPKRRLFGGNFIRRIVTSWQEAEVSPTPDHRVHIPSSALQRSRGGGSEDEVLLVTTVINSSFFEDNPKSSPPPGRGRGRALIPAQPTHMRGTVMGGLVLVVRAGNNPVSNLSQPITLTFNHNKQVENGTCVFWQESESEHETSHWSRYGCDTNNTGAEFICSCNHLSFFAVLVNPELSVDKRNAVALSYITYIGSALSVFFTVISLIIYICLQKKRPEKAIGVHMHLTGALLFLHLSFLLCSLWVWLMKEKEEGWVCRGLGLFLHWSLLATFSWMALEGFHLYLLLVRVFNIYVRRYLLKLSLVGWGLPTLTVVICGISGVYGKYSLEVRDDNNHSSTSQICWMSSQFPQRLLVSYITTVAFPCLVILCNSCMLGLVVFKLWGLRRDRGGIESTSSWKKMNKEKGTRLWKDCATVVGLSCVLGLTWGLASTTLTSHLSGIYVFTILNSLQGVFMFLWSVALTCKSRSDNDSSVRDPSSQKMMTTSFSN from the exons ATGTTCAGTGGAAATACAATGGTCCCCTTACTGCTGTTCCTGCTGCTCCAAGAAACACTGGCTGACCAACGTGCgacaa tttATCTCAACATTTTGAATAGTGGCATTCATGTTAACATGACGGTTGCTCACATCGAAGATCGCCTATCTGGTAATGTCAATTGTTCGGAGGGAGAACTTCAATGTTTCTTTCACTGTGTTGAGTTCAACAACACGCCACGGTTCAATGGATCATCTGTTGACTTAGAGGTTGATGTGGATAAACATCTTGACAAGATCGTCTACAGCTTTACTGAAA ATAGTGGAAAATGCACTCTATACCGTTGCCAGGCAAATATTATTATACCACTGATTACTCTACTGGACCATGAGAGCTCTTATCAAAAGGATATGATGTATCTCCACTCCGTACGGGATTCATGTTCACAGCTCTTCAATAGCAGCTATTATGCCAAGGCATCCTTTACCAA GGTGGAAAGGCAGATCATTCATAACATCATGGGAATAACCCAGCTGGAGGCTGGAGGCTCCAAACACTACGACCTGAAGACCTTGTCTCTGAATGTGGTCAGTGTCAGTGAGGCTGACCACAACTCCACAGAAACCAACTCCTTGATATCGATGGAAGCTCCAGAG CTGCTGCCTCAGAACAAATCAATCATCCCTGACATTTGGTTGCCTGTGGAGGCCCTGAAGGAGAAGAGCATTATTGGTTTGGTCAGCTACATGTGGCACAGCCAGTTCCAA TTTGAACCAGGAGTTATCTCATCAATGGTTATCAGGATAGAGGTACTGGGGGAACATCTCCATAATCTTAGGAACCCAATCAAGATGATCTTCAGAattccacacacaaacatcagt aaTGTCTCATGGCTTCAGTGTCACTACCTTGATGAACAACATGATCAAATAG ATGAAATAAAGTGGAAAACAGATGGATGTGAGACTCTCAACATGACCAATAATAATCAGACTGACATTATTTGCAACTGTAACCATTCAACGCCATTTGCTGTCCTACTG ATCAGAGAACAAATTGCAGGAATCCACTGGAAGATACTGTCGTACATCAGTTACATAGGCTGCAGCCTGTCTGCCTTCTTCACTGCTTTGTCCCTTGTGATGTATGTCTTCAGTCG AAACCACAAAATGGATTACTCCATCTCTATTCATGTATCTCTGAGCGGGGCCCTGTTACTGCTGAATACAGCTTTCCTACTGACTGAGTGGGGGGCGACAGTGAAGCCagactgggtgtgtgtgtttatcgcAGCTCTTATGCATTACTCCTTGCTCTGCTGTTTCACATGGATGGCTATAGAGGCACTTCACCTCTATCTACTGCTGATAAAGGTGTTTAACACCTACTACAAACACTACCTGGTCAAGCTCTCTCTGGCTGGATGGG GGATCCCTGGTGTAATTGTGGCAGTCTCTTTGGGAATGAAGGACTTCAAACAGTTTTATGGAGTTACACAACTGGCCATGGCCGATACCGACCAAACTAGCGCCAT CTGCTGGATCACAGATGAGTCCTTCTTCTACTCCCTGAACTTGGTGTATTTCACCCTTATATTCATCTTCAACACTGGTATATTGATGACAGTGGCCTCTAGCATCTGTAAGATGAAACAAGTATCCAAGAGCAACTCAAAGCTTGGAGACAAGGCTGAGGGAAAGACTTGGGGAGACCCACAGAGGTTCAGGGAGTCCTGCAGGAGTGGCCTCACCATGTTAGGTCTTACCTGCTTGATGGGGACCACCTGGGGCCTGGCCTTCCTGGGTTCAGGATACGTCAACTACCCCATCCTCTATCTTTTCTGCATCCTCAACTCCACACAAG GTTTCTTTATCTTTCTGTGGATCTGTCTGTCAGCcaagaagcagaggaagagagatatGGAGGACAGAATGAGTTCATCTCCTGGCAAGACTTCAGGAACCAAATCGGATT GCAGGATGTGGATTACCCTTTTTCTCATCACACTCGTCTGGTTATCTCAGACCCAAGCTGGTG ACTTCTGTGAAAATGTCATCCCCGACTGTATACAAGGCGGTGGTCCCTGGACCAG GTGTTATGAGGACAGAATTGCAACTTGTATACCAAAAAGACGTTTGTTTGGAGGAAACTTCATTCGTCGGATTGTGACCTCATGGCAAGAG GCTGAAGTGAGTCCCACTCCTGATCACAGAGTTCACATCCCATCCTCAGCTCTCCaaaggagcagaggaggtggGTCTGAAGACGAGGTACTGCTGGTGACCACTGTGATCAACAGCTCTTTCTTTGAAGACAATCCAAAG TCAAGTCCCCCTCcaggaagaggaaggggaagAGCACTTATACCAGCCCAGCCTACCCACATGCGAGGCACTGTTATGGGAGGCCTTGTCTTGGTAGTGAGGGCAGGGAACAATCCTGTCAGTAACCTCTCACAACCCATCACATTAACATTCAACCACAACAAACAG GTGGAAAATGGGACTTGTGTGTTTTGGCAAGAGTCAGAGTCGGAGCATGAAACAA GTCACTGGAGCAGATACGGCTGTgataccaacaacacaggagcTGAATTTATTTGCAGCTGCAACCACCTGAGCTTCTTTGCTGTGCTTGTG AACCCTGAATTATCAGTGGATAAACGTAACGCTGTGGCCCTAAGCTATATCACCTACATTGGATCAGCTCTCTCCGTCTTCTTCACAGTCATCAGCTTGATCATCTATATTTGTCTACA AAAAAAGCGTCCAGAGAAGGCCATCGGTGTGCATATGCACCTAACAGGCGCGCTGctcttcctccacctcagcTTCCTGCTGTGCAGCCTCTGGGTGTGGCtgatgaaagagaaggaggagggctGGGTCTGCAGGGGTCTGGGTCTCTTTTTACACTGGTCCCTGCTGGCCACCTTCAGCTGGATGGCTCTGGAAGGGTTCCACCTCTACCTGCTCCTGGTCAGAGTCTTCAACATCTACGTCAGGAGATACCTGCTCAAACTCAGCTTGGTGGGATGGG GTCTCCCTACACTGACTGTAGTCATTTGTGGGATTTCAGGTGTTTATGGCAAATACAGTCTGGAAGTGAGGGACGATAACAACCACAGTTCAACATCACAGAT ATGCTGGATGAGCAGCCAGTTCCCACAGAGGCTTCTGGTCAGCTACATCACCACTGTGGCCTTCCCCTGCCTGGTGATACTGTGTAATTCCTGTATGCTGGGGCTGGTGGTGTTTAAGCTCTGGGGACTAAGGAGAGATCGTGGAGGCATTGAAAGCACCAGCAGCTGGAAGAAGATGAACAAAGAGAAGGGGACCAGGTTATGGAAGGACTGTGCCACAGTGGTGGGCCTAAGCTGTGTGCTGGGCTTAACTTGGGGGTTAGCGAGCACCACCTTAACCTCTCATCTCTCTGGGATCTATGTATTCACTATTCTAAACTCCCTGCAGG GTGTATTTATGTTCCTGTGGTCCGTGGCTTTGACCTGCAAGTCTCGATCTGACAATGACTCCTCCGTCAGAGACCCTTCCTCTCAGAAAATGATGACTACCAGTTTCAGTAACTGA